A region of the Lycium barbarum isolate Lr01 chromosome 1, ASM1917538v2, whole genome shotgun sequence genome:
ACCTTATTGATGTGTTGAAGAAAATGCTAGAGCAGAATGTTGAACGCTAAAAATTTATAGAATAGATTAGTGCAGAAATCATAGAGATGGAGATCAAAGCCAAAAAAGACTTTCACTGATCAACAAGCAGAAAATTGTGAAGAAGTGGAGATAGTGAGTCAAATCTGGCTAATGGAGCGAGACTCAAGACTAAAAGTATATGAGTGTCTTTGTGATGGACTTACAAACATGGCAAAATAATTTGCAGCAGAAAAAGCTAATCTTAGATAAGAGATATATCGATTTGGGATTTCTATTTACAACTTGCAGGCTAATTATATTTTACAAAATGGTTGAGGTGTCTGAAGCTCAAGCACCAATATAGACACAAGTTTTTCAGGAAAGCAGATTGCGAGCTACGATATTCTCCTCAATATCTTAGTTATTGGTGAGCTTCACTTTATCTTTCGTGGGGACTGACCTTCAGCTTCAATATTATTTTAGTCATTTACTTCATTTATTTTGAGGATTAACTAGGAAGTTTGTGTCCTGTGAAGTCCGCCAGTTCTTTAAAGTTAGAATTTTCATAACCAATGCTAGAATTTAGTTATTGGTATTTAGATTGCATTATGTTTATTTTCAGAaaccatccatcttgtgagaagattggtggagcagtatagggagaggaagagagacttacacatggtattcatcgacctagaaaaggcttatgacaaagttccaagagagatcctatggaaatgcttggaggctaaaagtgtacctgtggcgtacattagggtgatcaaggacatgtatgagggagccaaaaccagagtaaggacagtaggaggagactcagagcactttccagttgtgatggggttgcatcaaggatcagctcttagtccgtttctatttgccttagtgatggatggattgacacgacaaattcaaggtgaagtgccatggtgtatgcttttcgcggacaacatagtcctgatcgacgagactcgtagcggagtcaacgctaagctggagggttggagacatactctggaggctaaagggtttaagctgagtaggaccaagacagagtacttggagtgtaagttcagtgaagcacctcaggaggctggcgtggaagtgaggcttggtacccaggccatccagaagaaaagtagttttaagtaccttgggtctattgtgcaagacagcggggagattgatgatgatgtcacacatcgtattggggcagggtggatgaaatggaggcttgtttccggagtgctatgtgacaagaaggtgccaccaaaacttaagggcaagttctacaaagcggtggttagaccgactatgttgtatggggcggagtgctggccagttaagatctctcacgttcaaaagatgaaagttgccaagatgagaatgttgagatggatgtgtggccacaccaggagcgacaggattaggaACGAGgttattcgggataaggtggggggtggcctcggtggaagacaagatgcgagaagcgagattgagatggtttgggcatgtgaagaggagagacacagatgccccagtgcggaggtgtgagaggttggccatggatggtttcagacgaggtaggggtgggccgaagaagtattggggagaggtaattagacacgacatggcgcaattacagcttaccgaggacatgaccttagataggagggtttggaggacccaaattagggtagaaggctaataGATAGTCTCGTTACCGTTCTTAATAGTAGTCGcagtatcgcaatataatttcttgtgctcagATTTATACTATTATCtgctatttcctgtgctttgattatcctgtggtaTCTGTGTCGATTGTATtactttattttatattatttcatttccatatcgctttgaatctcttagccttatctgactttttttatgcttttatgcttttcttgagccgagggtctttcggaaacagccgtcctaccttggtaggagtaaggtctgcatacactttaccctccccagaccccacgatgtagGATttcattgggttgttgttgttattgttgttgttgtatgtttattTTCAGTGTATTCAACATATTATTTAGTTTTGATTAGAATGTTATTTCCTTTAAACCTTCAAAAAAGAGTTTCTTTAAATTGACTTGAGTTATATTGAGATGCATTGAATAATAGAACTAGAACAAATAAAATAGAAAAGCCAAGAAGGTACCCTTGGTTAAATTAAGATGAGTACCGAATACCGATCATGACTCGTTCAGAAGTCTGCATCCTGACTCTTATCTTCCTAACTTGTCGTGTTACAAGGTTTTAATGAAAAATCTTATAAAACCACATGTAAGCCTATTGATCAGATCTATCCTTCTTTGAATACTCTTATTTATCGAGAGGAAATAGTAAGCTGAAACCAAAGCATAAAGGAGAAGAATATAGCAAGAATAAAAGGTATCAAGGAGGATGAGAAACATTCGTtgtcctcttatttataagtgatTTGATCAATGCATTAAGTTACAAATAACAAATTCATTTCTTGACTATGCTATTTAGAACAAAAAAGAAGGAATTTATATTCCGCTTGGAAAAAAGGACGGCCAATTTCTTCGTCGGTTGCTTCAACTCTTCAATCCCTTCACATATAAACATCCTTCtcgccactttttttttttcttttctttgattaTGCTAAAGTCCTCACTCTAACACAAAATATTAATCCCTAAATAAAAGAACTTGACAATTCTTTACCGTGAAACATCAGAGTTAGGAGCAAAAATTTATTATGAAATCATAATTAAAATGTTTATACGGAATAAGGTTTTGGAAGAGGCATGTCCTTGATGATGCCACACAAGACATCATTGTCTGGCATGTTGTATTCATCTTTCAAATCTCTTTTTGGAGAGAGGACGCTGAAGTAAAGCTGCTGTCCCAAGTATTGTCTTTCCACTGAGTTGGACCTCAGGTTCCAGAGACCAGCATTATCAAGAGTGGTCATTATGGCTGCCCATGAGTTAGGATAAACTTGGATGGTATTCCTGGATACGGCATCAAGCAAGTTGTAGTTCCTCCTCTTCTCGGGGTTCCATTTCCCTGGTTCAACCCTACATGCACAAGGTCATTTCATTAAATCACTGTGTTCATAGCAGAAGCTGATTCATGATTTAGACTTGATAGGTCCGACCTTTAATGTTAGTCGTCTGGAGTAGTGAAACTAGCATTCTTGACTAGGAGTAAAAATTATTCTAAAGGCAGAGTAAACGTTTGGGGAAAGGTACTTACGCAACAGCAAAGAAGGAATACCCGGCCAAGTGAAAAGATTGAACGCTCTTCTCGTGGTTCTCAAAGATGATCTCCACAAAGTTACGGTAAGTGGCATTAACTACATTGGGTGCTAGTGTGATCTTATCTTCTGCTTTCCCTGCTGGAAGTTCATAATCATCCTTCATAAGGTCATATTTGAATACCTTGTCTGCAACACCATAGTATTCGGCCAACTTAATTGGGGTTGTAGGGTTCTCATGTGAGACACCATTGAGGGCATATCGGAGCTTTCCGTCCACTTGCCCGGCTGTGTTCACTAGTTTGATGGTGCGTGTAATGTTGATTTGACCGTAGTGGTAAGATCCCTGTGGATTAGGTCTAGCTGCACTTGCTGTCAAATTCCAACGGAAAGAGCGGAACTGGTTGAGTGACCAAGCCCAGCCAACTGGGGCCTTTGGCAACTCTGGTGAGGCAGGGCCTTTGCCATTAGTGTAGCGGATTGTGGCAGTAGCAGTGTGGGGTTCCTTGGTGAATCGCGTAGAGGCCACAAGGAAGTAATCCTTGGGGTCTTTGTCAGCGTTCACCAAGACAGACATACATTGTCCCAAGTGTACATCAAGTGAATCGTACATGTTTTGCACGGTGTGGGATCCTTCAATTTCCACCAATTTCATGGTATGTCCTTGGATTCTAACATTGATAGAATCCTTCATGCCGACATTACAAAACCTATACCGATATGTCTTTCCGGGGGTCATAGAGAACATTGGCTCATCCTTGCCATCGCCTTTGCCACTCTTGCCATTGATGATGACTCCTTCGGGCCTTCCCATTGAGCGTCCACTGTCCAAAAACTTCTTCAATTGGGTATGACTCTTGGTGTACCAATCACTCACAAGGACAAAGAACTCGTCAGCAGGGTTAACATCATAGGGTACGGGAATCAATGCGCGACTATGGACACTGATGCCACCATATCCACCAGCTGCCCGATGCAAAGCCGTGGTAGGGTAATAGAAAAAGCTTCCAATTTGATCCTTGACCTGGAATTGGTATGTGAAATTGCTTCCAGGAGGAATGGGACAATTGGTACCTAGTGTACCTTCTTGCCAAGAGTTTTTCCTCTGTTGTACACCGTTCCATGTGAAAAGGAATGGCTCATCCAACTGGTTGAAGACATTGACAACAACGTTATTATTCGAGGTGCCATTGATAATAGGTCCTGGAAATTTGTCATTGATCAAAATGACTTGTTGGGGCACACCAAGGGGAGAGATGGTGCCATAGGTAACTTTCCATTCAAAGAACAAAGTAGGATCTCCTCCTTTAACCAGCGATGTTGAAAGACACCACGCTAGCAACACAAGAGCAAATCTTAACTTTTCCATGTcttttcggttttttttttctactttttttttctttgtttgattTTAATAGAAACAATAAAAGGGTTTCTATTGACAAAAAGGACAATCAAAGAATGATTGTGCATTCTGTTGAGGGGGGCTGACCTTTTAtatattaagtgttatgtgaggTTGTTTGGTGATGGAAGATTGGTGATTGATGGCCAAACAAAAATAGCCGTAAAAATTTCATGATTTGTCCGCAAGCGTCGCTTGCTCAATGGTCTTTGCAATTGCTTGTTTTTACGAAACTTAATTTTTTCCTTAAAATTAAATTGTCAAATTTTATTACATATAAGAACAAAATGTAGTAAAGTTCCACTTCTTATTCAAAAATGAAAATCAATTGTTCTGAATATATTGAATCGTTCTTCTTAGTCATATAACTCACGCTTGATGTTTAAAAGAAACATATGATTGATGCTTCATTCGATCAAAGCACTTCTTGATATGAAATTCCAGCACataatttaaattattatttttacgtTGAATTCAACTGGCAAGATATTTCTTTCCCTTTAAAGGCGTATCAGTCTAGTTTAATATCCTAAAAGtataattttgtaaaaaaagaccaaaatactTTAAACGTAGTCATTCCAGATAATTATTATACACCCATTTCCCCTTTTCACTTCTTTTTTATTTGGCTAGAAGCAGTAGCCGACATGAAGATGATTCTCCTTCGCTgacatttattttctttttcggTATAAACTTTGTAGATTTTATAAGTGTAGCTTTAAACTTAACTCCAATTGTTATAAAATATTTTTCACCTTTCACTTCTTACGAGTTTAAGTGAATTTTTACGAACTATTAAGTCATTTGGAAATTGCATTTAGTAGTAATTTTCCTATGTAGTTAGCTATCTaatataaaattaaattaaattaatctaGTCGATTAGATTCTAAAAGTTAGCCACATCAATAAACCATAAATTTAGAATATGTCAAGAGATTATTAATATAGAGTTGCATTAAATATTTAAAACATTATGTTGTGAATAGGTGTTTGACCTCATAAAGATTTGTAAGGTAAAATCGAGCTCACCTTACTTgtacttgtttttttttcttaaggTTCTTTTATTGTTAATAACAGAACCACTTTGGATAAATACCTGAATGGTTCAATATTGGTTTAAAAAGGAGTTTGTTTCACATGACTGATGACACCTCCAAATTATGCACGGAATACCAGTGATGAATTTATGTGCTAAAAATGGGTCACGCGAACCCTCACGTGAACCCATGGTCACCCGAATAAACTCactatattatgtgtataatttttaaaatatatctAGTATTATATGAAGGAACCCATGGTCAAAAGAGACTCGTGTGTGGTGTATTGGTTAAGAACCGGGTTTAATTCCTTAGGTTCGAGGAATCAAACCTAACTTGATGCACTTTTAcgtcttcttttctttttaaatttttaatgagggttttccttttttattttatttctaatgaTCCAAAAGCAAAATACACACAACATGAACGAATAACAAACAACAACGAACATCACCCAAAATTTCTTAAGTTAAGGAAACGAGGAAATTTGAcaaaagtcaacatcgggggtaaatGCGTCTTTTGTGAAGTTTTGTCGATTATATTAGGTCCGTAACGTGATTTATGACTTTGTAGAGTAGTTGGTTTGGGCCCCGAGAGGTTCGGGTATGATTTGGGTCActggttgagaaactagttaagttaaggatttggagttgaccacagTCAGCATTGGGTTAAGACGACCTCTTTTAGGTGTTTTGAGTGCGCAAGCaagtttgtagcgtgttttatgactgaaaatgcatatatggtttgtgtccAGGAGGTCCCGCATGAGTTTGTGGAGTTGGATAAGAATTTGGGAGACATCAGCAAATTCCTGATGCCTTCATCTAGTTTCCTTCACCATTGTGGTCTATGGCTCGCATTTGCGAAGGGTATTCGGGGTTGGACCGGGTTATACCGGCTCATCGGGATCGTGATGGCCACGTCCCATTCGCGATGGGCTGGGTCAGAATAGATCCTGATCGCTTGGGTAGGGCCGCGATCGCAAAGAACAAAATAGACTTGGACAGAATAAACTTCCAACTTCGAACCTCATTATTCATATTCCAATTTTGGGATCTCGAATTTGGGTGATTTCAAGGGCATTCTTCAATATTTAATTCGGGGGTAAGTTTTTAATCTTAATCTAAGTATTTCCCCGTTGTGCCATCCTTTATTTAGCAAATCCATCCATGGCTTCATCTTAGAAAATGGGGTTTTCAATAGAAATGGTGTAACGAACTGTTTGGTCGTTTAGGCATTTTACCTGTTTACCCtattgacccttcccctagcttcGTTAGAATGTtttgacttgcggggatgggtggcacAGTTCCCGAGGTAGTTGGGTGAGTCTTGGTTGATTTGAGAGATTTAGAAGcttttaagttgaataagtgaaaaagtgttaaccaatagttgacttttgggtaaatgagtttttttttttgggattttcatCAGTTCCATTAGGTTCGGAAGGTAAATTATAACTTGGTAAGATGGTTGATTTGGTTCCCGAGGCATTCGGGGGTGTTTTGGTCCTTTGGTTGGAAAGCTGGTTTTAAGTgtttgtgtcacaccccaacgaggggcatgacgggctccgacccataggtcgggaaccacctgacttaacagttactttgaacaacatataatataactcaaagaatacctgcacgcagaaagggcccaacataaaaatatccgataatccaacatatatgtgtatatgcggACCAACAAGGTCGCTAGAACGTCACGAGTATCATAGAGCTGGCAAGGCTACATAACTTGCTAACTACGTACcaatgtctatagacctctatggaatataaactATAGGAAGGACGGGACAAGGCTTCGTCATACCTATATGtgcaaatcaaaatatcataccaaaatagactgcagctccgaaccaagtggagcgcactgactgcagctgaggGAAGATCCTAATGCACTGGGCTGCTTACCTgactacctaaacctgcgggcatgaacacagtgtccacaagaagggacgtctgtacgaataatgtactgagtatgtaaggcatgaataacaacataatatagatatgaaagataacatggaataagagagataacttgtacatctgggtGCCATCATAAGGCAGATGTCatacatgcttagcttttaaaaaaaagactttttcagacacacacacacacacacacacacacatatatatatatatatatatatatatatatatatatatatatatatatatatatatatatatatatatatatatatataatatcatcatcataacgtacccggccctttcaggactcggtgtgtaacgtacccggccctttcaggactcggtgtgtaacgtacccggccctttcaggattcggtgtgtaacgtacccggccctttcgggactcggtttctaataccaactgatcagtggttgcacaataggtgtcgtaccccgccgactatagcgcgactcggtgtagtaaaatatatacatatatataaagcatgcatgagagccaaataaaagctataaattcaTCGgtgtgatgtaaggtcggtaacctccgattttcattatggaattatcatcatcgctatatctcaccttgaaggaacaattattataaggttagatcaacaacaatggataaaatcgagaaaatcatgaaataatctcaataatctcataatagtattGACATCATAAGCTatgaaatttctagaattaaaatcatcatcgtcATAATCATCATAAAAACGTTCTCCTCTTTAACAttataagaagctttaagaatgatgaacttctaacttttggaagtaagaaggttatggaaaaatatatggaatcataacataggaatcatgccttttgaaagaaagggactatccttaacatacctttcggtctccttagccactcaacgtttatccttccaagctcataaatctacatataaaccattcatactatggttaggctTAATGTcgtacgctcatcttaagccttcaatttaattctattgggaatctgccgaaattcgggcagcatctcccctgtttatactacatcccaaagaccactaagggtcatcaaacagcccaacaacaataacaatgtTACAGCCCccgtgttcgtagtggtagaacctatggtttcctagtcgggtatgcccttggaatagagacccgagcccgagtttggaggtagaaaatgtcttaccccgtgtacaagggtaccagaagatattcctggcaatctaTGGAGTTAAAAATTGAGCGAATCGAGTCGACGCGATCGGAACTGAACCAGAAaaacctgcaggacaccagtcatcgtcgacatgttcgacggatCATCGACATGCGGCGTCGATGGGATCCTGCAgccatgcatctgcaggcgcaggtcaacgggcaagtcgacgggccatcgacccGCTCGTTGAACCGGACcgttgtagcctttttggcttccaagtataaataggtggtccacgaccctatttcatatttttcctccttccaaaaatcataaaaccctaatatattctcttccaatattttccatcatattagggaagatttgacaagacccgaacCCCGTAAATCCGAGATAGTGAAGAAGAAgattgcttctagggtttcttcaagttgtggagtttaaggagttgaagttgaagtgattcttgggattcttgacccttcaaggtatgtaaatgatttctacacttatatttaagttggttatcaagagtttagtgatgttaagtgaagagaaggtaattgtggaagtgttaagttgatgaagggcaatatagtgatatagggttgttttaggagatgattggaaacgggtttacgtatatttgttatatgtgtgtgtgtgtgtgtgtgtgtgtgtgtgtgtgtgtgtgtgtgttgtcattgttgatgtgagtattgcggttgatgtgggatcgaatgagaagtttgAGATTTTTaagcttacaaggaaattattgtttatagttcgttgagctttatatgCATTTGAGGATGGCTAGTAAGCGAATTAAATAGCCTAATTATGCCCtacgttatcttaattgtagacttgccagttcaagaggtagaagttgggtgattgcgtatactttaaggtatgataagactaacctttccttcttttggcatgatcctatgatatgatccaacaagcgagtaagcgagatttcatattactctactcttagaagtattaggagtgcttcagtctttgatgttcatgtaccccacttatgagtgatccttctgttcatgggtccaatcTTATGTAGCCAGTCATGTTCATACAGTTTAtccatgcattacattcattatgtatttatgtacattgacccgtgactagaaggcgttataaacgcattactactatgatgatgatattgattatggccacagaggagccaatatgatatgacgagatgccatagaggcttacaggcgttatatacacacatacatcagg
Encoded here:
- the LOC132635127 gene encoding L-ascorbate oxidase homolog; translation: MEKLRFALVLLAWCLSTSLVKGGDPTLFFEWKVTYGTISPLGVPQQVILINDKFPGPIINGTSNNNVVVNVFNQLDEPFLFTWNGVQQRKNSWQEGTLGTNCPIPPGSNFTYQFQVKDQIGSFFYYPTTALHRAAGGYGGISVHSRALIPVPYDVNPADEFFVLVSDWYTKSHTQLKKFLDSGRSMGRPEGVIINGKSGKGDGKDEPMFSMTPGKTYRYRFCNVGMKDSINVRIQGHTMKLVEIEGSHTVQNMYDSLDVHLGQCMSVLVNADKDPKDYFLVASTRFTKEPHTATATIRYTNGKGPASPELPKAPVGWAWSLNQFRSFRWNLTASAARPNPQGSYHYGQINITRTIKLVNTAGQVDGKLRYALNGVSHENPTTPIKLAEYYGVADKVFKYDLMKDDYELPAGKAEDKITLAPNVVNATYRNFVEIIFENHEKSVQSFHLAGYSFFAVAVEPGKWNPEKRRNYNLLDAVSRNTIQVYPNSWAAIMTTLDNAGLWNLRSNSVERQYLGQQLYFSVLSPKRDLKDEYNMPDNDVLCGIIKDMPLPKPYSV